The genomic DNA GCAGTGGTTGTGGTGGCCTGCGTGGCCGCCTCTCGGATCTACCTGCAGGTGCACTTTCCGTCGGATACGCTGGGCGGGATGGTTTTAGGGGTGTTGTGGGTGACTGTGGTCTATAAGCTCATATTTCGGAGGGAGCGGCAAGCGTAGCGGTCTTAGTTTAAACTTAGTGGTGAGTGCCACTTACATCGGCACAGGTGGCCATAGGCAGGCGTCCGGTCGGAGTCCATCGTTGCGCGGTAGGTCGACATTGCCCATTGCGAAGTCGCGGGGGGCCTCCTGCGCTCGGTCGTCACGAGGGGTCCCGATGGTGCTTTCCCGTCGGAAGTTCCTGATCGGCAGCGGCACGCTGGCAGCCGCGACGACGCTGCGGCCTGGCAATCTGCTCGCCGCGCTCGAGCGGCAGACGCTGAACCCGCCGGCGCTTTCGCCTGCGAAGGACTGGGCCAGCATCCGCTCCCAGTTCCCCCTGGTTCGCGACTATCTCCACTTCGCCAGCTTCTTCCTGGTATCCCATCCGCGTCCGGTACGCGCGGCGATCGAGGACTTCCGCCGGGCGCTCGACGCCAACCCGTTCCTCGTCGTGGTGCGCGGCATGTTCGAGTCGGAGGCGGAGAACATGCAGCGCAAGGTGTGCAAGGAGATCGCGCCCTACCTGGACGCCGAACCCACCGAGATCGCGCTCACCGGCAACACGACCATGGGACTGGCGCTGATCTACAACGGATTGCCTCTAAAGCCTGGTGACGAGGTTCTCACCACCACGCACGATCACTACTCGCATCACGAGTCGATCCGGCTCGCCGTCGAACGTGTCGGCGCCGGTATGCGTAAGATGCCCCTGTTCGACCGTCCGGAAGATGCCTCGGTATCCGGCATCGTAGAGCGGATCCGCTCGGCGATCCGACCGTCCACCCGCGCGCTCGGCGTTACCTGGGTGCACTCGAGCAGCGGCGTGCGGCTCCCGATCCGGGAGATCGCGAGAGCGCTTGAAGAGATCAACGGTAAGCGCGAGGAAGCTCACGCCGTGCTCCTGGTGGTGGATGGCGTGCATGGCCTGGGCGCGGTGGACGAGAGCATCGCTCGGATGGGCTGCGACTACTTCTGCGCCGGCACGCACAAGTGGATCTTCGCCCCGCGTGGCACGGGCATCATCTGGGCCGCTCCCAAGAGCTGGGCACGCCTGCGCCCGACGATTCCTACCTTCTCGAAGGTAGAGTCGTTCGACGCCTGGATGAATGAGAAACGCGATGCCGGCCCGAATGACGCGGCACGCATGACGCCGGGCGGCTTCACGGCCTACGAACATCAATGGGCGATGGGTGCGGCGTTCCGTTTCCATCGGCAGATCGGGCGCCCGTGGGTGGCAGAGCGCATCCGCCAGCTGAACGATCGCTGCAAGTCGGGACTGGCGGCCATACCGCACCTGACGCTCCACACGCCGCGAGATCCCGAGC from Pseudomonadota bacterium includes the following:
- a CDS encoding phosphatase PAP2 family protein; its protein translation is ALYPLLIELPVSDSFPSAHAAQATAFFLCLVLIVRRQAPEWARWVACAAVVVVACVAASRIYLQVHFPSDTLGGMVLGVLWVTVVYKLIFRRERQA
- a CDS encoding aminotransferase class V-fold PLP-dependent enzyme, giving the protein MVLSRRKFLIGSGTLAAATTLRPGNLLAALERQTLNPPALSPAKDWASIRSQFPLVRDYLHFASFFLVSHPRPVRAAIEDFRRALDANPFLVVVRGMFESEAENMQRKVCKEIAPYLDAEPTEIALTGNTTMGLALIYNGLPLKPGDEVLTTTHDHYSHHESIRLAVERVGAGMRKMPLFDRPEDASVSGIVERIRSAIRPSTRALGVTWVHSSSGVRLPIREIARALEEINGKREEAHAVLLVVDGVHGLGAVDESIARMGCDYFCAGTHKWIFAPRGTGIIWAAPKSWARLRPTIPTFSKVESFDAWMNEKRDAGPNDAARMTPGGFTAYEHQWAMGAAFRFHRQIGRPWVAERIRQLNDRCKSGLAAIPHLTLHTPRDPELSAGIIAFEVDRIAPKAVVNMLLERRIIASTSPYKVSYARLAPSLVNTPEEVDAVVAAVRAIART